A single genomic interval of Zingiber officinale cultivar Zhangliang chromosome 4A, Zo_v1.1, whole genome shotgun sequence harbors:
- the LOC121970033 gene encoding protein GRAVITROPIC IN THE LIGHT 1-like: protein MLQKFALAFKTKTIEFFAEDEEAEEDDDTAAPADPKSEEIITGQRVVVLKPDPAPRPDPQALAAAALATFSSFQAAYLLLQTAQSPFVHDDLRSADRTAVSHLRRLSELKRTYLGLGSTPSLSLSSHLETQVQENQDLLRSFEALVNRLQSDIDGKDPEAAALEKTLADLNADCARLAHRLERACMPAEDKVEALLTVGVFDSVLRDTCRVTHRFARIWVDSMKIPGWDLRAAANCICPDVNYAKPRHFRYALLSYVCLGMFEGFDSYDFCEDRTGVELNNIDVTIRRNDSLQQFIDHSALDPMETMRDFPSCDFANFCQKKYTKLIHPGAESSLSRNLTTEDLALRQSSPLYEPFVTMASSMWTLHKLAWAYDPVVEIFQVARGTEFSMVFMKNIVGKVDMTCIDHQSAKPKVGFTVVPGFRVGNTVIQSRVYLDGS, encoded by the coding sequence ATGCTTCAGAAGTTTGCTTTAGCCTTCAAGACCAAGACCATCGAATTCTTCGCCGAGGACGAGGAAGCGGAGGAAGACGACGACACTGCAGCGCCCGCCGACCCTAAGTCAGAGGAGATCATCACCGGCCAGCGCGTCGTGGTCCTGAAGCCCGATCCTGCCCCGCGTCCTGACCCCCAAGCCCTAGCCGCCGCCGCACTTGCCACTTTTTCTTCTTTCCAAGCCGCTTACCTCCTCCTGCAAACCGCCCAATCGCCCTTCGTTCATGACGATCTGCGCTCCGCCGACCGCACCGCCGTCTCCCACCTCCGCCGCTTGTCGGAGCTCAAGCGCACTTACCTTGGCCTCGGATCGACTCCCTCCCTCTCTCTTTCTTCCCATCTGGAGACGCAGGTGCAGGAGAACCAGGATCTACTGCGCTCCTTCGAGGCCCTCGTCAATCGCCTCCAGTCCGACATCGACGGCAAGGATCCCGAGGCCGCCGCGCTTGAGAAGACGCTTGCTGACCTCAACGCGGACTGTGCGAGGCTCGCTCACCGACTCGAGCGCGCCTGTATGCCGGCGGAGGATAAGGTCGAGGCGCTGCTCACGGTCGGGGTCTTCGATTCCGTACTCAGGGACACCTGTCGGGTCACTCATCGTTTCGCCCGGATTTGGGTCGATTCGATGAAGATTCCCGGATGGGATTTGCGTGCCGCTGCGAACTGCATCTGCCCGGACGTCAACTATGCGAAGCCACGGCATTTTCGATACGCTCTCCTGTCCTACGTCTGCTTGGGTATGTTTGAAGGCTTCGATTCCTATGACTTCTGCGAAGATAGAACTGGAGTTGAATTGAACAACATTGATGTCACCATTCGAAGAAATGACTCTTTGCAGCAATTCATCGATCATTCCGCTCTTGATCCAATGGAGACAATGCGAGATTTCCCAAGTTGTGATTTTGCAAACTTCTGCCAGAAGAAGTACACAAAGCTCATCCATCCAGGCGCCGAATCATCTCTTTCGAGGAATTTAACTACAGAAGACTTAGCACTGAGGCAGTCCAGTCCCCTGTATGAGCCGTTTGTGACCATGGCCAGCTCCATGTGGACGCTTCACAAGTTGGCCTGGGCATATGATCCTGTGGTggaaatctttcaggttgcccgAGGGACTGAGTTCTCTATGGTTTTCATGAAGAACATTGTTGGTAAGGTAGACATGACGTGCATTGATCATCAGAGTGCTAAACCAAAAGTTGGGTTTACTGTTGTTCCTGGATTTCGAGTTGGCAACACAGTTATCCAGTCTAGGGTTTATCTGGATGGCTCATAG